One stretch of Kluyveromyces marxianus DMKU3-1042 DNA, complete genome, chromosome 8 DNA includes these proteins:
- the CDC33 gene encoding translation initiation factor eIF4E yields MSVEEVTQKTQDLKVEDSKPATVLSDSKDFELKHPLNSKWTLWYTKPAVDKSESWSDLLRPVTSLETVEEFWAIQNGIPKPYDLPIKSDYHLFRNDIRPEWEDEANAEGGKWSYQFKNKRHNIDELWLRTLLAVIGETIDEEDSEINGCVLNVRKAVFKIAIWTRTTNMKSLTNIGTKFKQVLQLGEDEKLEFYNHRTSNSGHAPPTAVL; encoded by the coding sequence atgtctgttgaagaagttacTCAAAAGACCCAAGACTTGAAAGTGGAAGATAGCAAGCCAGCTACTGTTCTCTCTGACTCCAAGGACTTCGAATTGAAGCATCCTTTGAACAGCAAATGGACCTTGTGGTACACCAAGCCAGCTGTGGATAAATCGGAATCGTGGTCCGACTTGCTACGTCCAGTCACCAGTTTGGAGACTGTGGAGGAATTCTGGGCCATTCAAAACGGTATTCCAAAGCCATACGACTTGCCAATCAAGTCTGACTACCACTTGTTCAGAAACGACATCAGACCAGAATGGGAAGACGAAGCCAATGCTGAAGGTGGTAAGTGGTCTTACcaattcaagaacaagagacacaatattgatgaattgTGGTTAAGAACCTTATTGGCCGTCATTGGTGAAACTatcgatgaagaagattcgGAAATCAATGGTTGTGTTTTGAACGTCAGAAAGGCTGTCTTCAAGATTGCCATTTGGACAAGAACCACAAACATGAAGTCATTGACTAACATCGGTACCAAGTTCAAGCAAGTTTTGCAACTTGGAGAAGACGAAAAGTTGGAATTCTACAACCACAGAACTTCTAACTCCGGCCATGCTCCTCCAACCGCTGTATTGTAA